Proteins from a genomic interval of Zingiber officinale cultivar Zhangliang chromosome 1B, Zo_v1.1, whole genome shotgun sequence:
- the LOC121978330 gene encoding ubiquitin carboxyl-terminal hydrolase 24-like isoform X1, which produces MSDRKFIMFGSFTEDETRLFQSQYFNRTHSLDKAGQPCGSLDLTSNLYKGSTNGPKVDTSSEKSEDLNVSDDISDLIYVEEAVKVNDSLQKVTVAQTKGSTIDSCQSYRSIETGKDALGVTSLCVTDKGNSGVDLSEPKDQEGWIQTSNADTFSPFSLAVECPKADVPRTWAEKGGTAESIRPRGLINLGNLCFLNATLQALLACSPFVGLLQDLRNRNISKMDYTTLYAFVEFISEFDMPDNLSAKASGKAFLESGKPFSPNMFDVVLKRFTPDMPTGISSRPRQEDAQEFLNFIMDQMHDELLKLNGNFSNRNDGENALISSTEDEGWETVGPKNKSAITRTQSFMPSQLSAIFGGQYKSVVKARGKKASATVQPFLLLHLDIFSESVNTIEDALHLFAASESLEGYRISDGSAGSVSASKSVKIQQLPKIMILHLMRFSYGSRGSTKLHKPVRFPLDLILGRELLASPTSESRRYELVATITHHGQGPSHGHYTTDAKTSTSHWLRYDDSSVMAITANKVLDDHSYILFYKQT; this is translated from the exons ATGAGTGATCGTAAG TTCATCATGTTTGGGTCATTCACTGAAGATGAGACTAGATTGTTTCAGAGTCAATATTTCAATCGTACGCACTCTTTGGATAAGGCTGGACAGCCATGTGGGTCATTGGACCTTACCTCAAATTTGTATAAAGGTTCTACTAACGGACCAAAGGTTGATACTTCATCTGAAAAATCAGAAGATCTTAATGTTTCGGATGATATTTCAGATCTAATATACGTTGAAGAAGCTGTCAAAGTAAATGACAGCTTACAGAAGGTTACAGTGGCCCAAACAAAGGGATCAACCATTGATTCTTGCCAGAGTTATAGGTCGATAGAGACAGGGAAGGATGCCTTAGGTGTAACGTCTCTCTGTGTAACTGACAAGGGCAATTCTGGTGTTGACTTGTCAGAGCCAAAGGACCAAGAAGGATGGATTCAAACATCAAATGCTGATACTTTTAGTCCCTTTTCTTTGGCAGTTGAATGCCCTAAGGCGGATGTCCCAAGAACATGGGCTGAGAAAGGGGGAACAGCTGAAAGTATTCGACCAAGAGGTTTAATAAATTTAGGAAATCTGTGTTTCTTAAATGCAACATTGCAGGCACTTTTGGCTTGTTCACCTTTTGTCGGGCTTTTGCAGGATTTGAGGAATAGAAATATTTCTAAG ATGGACTATACGACATTGTATGCATTTGTTGAATTTATCTCTGAGTTTGACATGCCTGATAACTTAAGTGCAAAGGCTAGTGGAAAGGCATTCCTTGAAAGTGGAAAACCTTTCAGTCCTAATATGTTTGATGTGGTTCTGAAAAGATTTACTCCAGACATGCCAACTGGTATATCAAGCAGACCAAG GCAAGAAGATGCCCAAGAGTTCTTAAATTTTATCATGGATCAAATGCATGATGAACTGTTGAAACTTAATGGTAACTTCTCCAACAGAAATGATGGTGAAaatgctctcatttcttctaCTGAAGATGAAGGGTGGGAAACTGTTGGACCAAAGAATAAGTCTGCTATCACCAGAACTCAGAGCTTTATGCCATCACAGCTAAGTGCAATATTTGGAGGCCAATACAAAAGTGTGGTGAAGGCAAGAG GAAAGAAGGCTTCAGCTACAGTTCAGCCTTTCCTATTGCTCCACCTTGACATATTTTCCGAGTCAGTGAATACTATTGAAGATGCTCTACATCTGTTTGCTGCTTCTGAAAGTCTTGAAGGATATAGAATATCAGATGGCTCA GCTGGTTCAGTTAGTGCCAGCAAGTCAGTGAAGATACAACAACTGCCCAAGATAATGATATTGCATCTCATGCGGTTTAGCTATGGAAGCAGAGGAAGCACAAAGCTGCATAAGCCTGTTCGTTTTCcacttgatctgattcttgggcGTGAGCTCCTAGCATCACCAACTTCAGAG AGCCGAAGATATGAACTTGTGGCGACTATCACACACCACGGTCAAGGGCCTTCACATGGTCACTATACCACTGATGCAAAGACTTCTACCAGCCATTGGCTTCGTTATGATGATTCATCAGTGATGGCTATCACCGCAAACAAAGTCTTGGACGACCATTCTTATATTTTGTTTTATAAACAAACTTAG
- the LOC121978330 gene encoding ubiquitin carboxyl-terminal hydrolase 24-like isoform X3: MSDRKFIMFGSFTEDETRLFQSQYFNRTHSLDKAGQPCGSLDLTSNLYKGSTNGPKVDTSSEKSEDLNVSDDISDLIYVEEAVKVNDSLQKVTVAQTKGSTIDSCQSYRSIETGKDALGVTSLCVTDKGNSGVDLSEPKDQEGWIQTSNADTFSPFSLAVECPKADVPRTWAEKGGTAESIRPRGLINLGNLCFLNATLQALLACSPFVGLLQDLRNRNISKMDYTTLYAFVEFISEFDMPDNLSAKASGKAFLESGKPFSPNMFDVVLKRFTPDMPTGISSRPRQEDAQEFLNFIMDQMHDELLKLNGNFSNRNDGENALISSTEDEGWETVGPKNKSAITRTQSFMPSQLSAIFGGQYKSVVKARGKKASATVQPFLLLHLDIFSESVNTIEDALHLFAASESLEGYRISDGSAGSVSASKSVKIQQLPKIMILHLMRFSYGSRGSTKLHKPVRFPLDLILGRELLASPTSEFLSEPKI, from the exons ATGAGTGATCGTAAG TTCATCATGTTTGGGTCATTCACTGAAGATGAGACTAGATTGTTTCAGAGTCAATATTTCAATCGTACGCACTCTTTGGATAAGGCTGGACAGCCATGTGGGTCATTGGACCTTACCTCAAATTTGTATAAAGGTTCTACTAACGGACCAAAGGTTGATACTTCATCTGAAAAATCAGAAGATCTTAATGTTTCGGATGATATTTCAGATCTAATATACGTTGAAGAAGCTGTCAAAGTAAATGACAGCTTACAGAAGGTTACAGTGGCCCAAACAAAGGGATCAACCATTGATTCTTGCCAGAGTTATAGGTCGATAGAGACAGGGAAGGATGCCTTAGGTGTAACGTCTCTCTGTGTAACTGACAAGGGCAATTCTGGTGTTGACTTGTCAGAGCCAAAGGACCAAGAAGGATGGATTCAAACATCAAATGCTGATACTTTTAGTCCCTTTTCTTTGGCAGTTGAATGCCCTAAGGCGGATGTCCCAAGAACATGGGCTGAGAAAGGGGGAACAGCTGAAAGTATTCGACCAAGAGGTTTAATAAATTTAGGAAATCTGTGTTTCTTAAATGCAACATTGCAGGCACTTTTGGCTTGTTCACCTTTTGTCGGGCTTTTGCAGGATTTGAGGAATAGAAATATTTCTAAG ATGGACTATACGACATTGTATGCATTTGTTGAATTTATCTCTGAGTTTGACATGCCTGATAACTTAAGTGCAAAGGCTAGTGGAAAGGCATTCCTTGAAAGTGGAAAACCTTTCAGTCCTAATATGTTTGATGTGGTTCTGAAAAGATTTACTCCAGACATGCCAACTGGTATATCAAGCAGACCAAG GCAAGAAGATGCCCAAGAGTTCTTAAATTTTATCATGGATCAAATGCATGATGAACTGTTGAAACTTAATGGTAACTTCTCCAACAGAAATGATGGTGAAaatgctctcatttcttctaCTGAAGATGAAGGGTGGGAAACTGTTGGACCAAAGAATAAGTCTGCTATCACCAGAACTCAGAGCTTTATGCCATCACAGCTAAGTGCAATATTTGGAGGCCAATACAAAAGTGTGGTGAAGGCAAGAG GAAAGAAGGCTTCAGCTACAGTTCAGCCTTTCCTATTGCTCCACCTTGACATATTTTCCGAGTCAGTGAATACTATTGAAGATGCTCTACATCTGTTTGCTGCTTCTGAAAGTCTTGAAGGATATAGAATATCAGATGGCTCA GCTGGTTCAGTTAGTGCCAGCAAGTCAGTGAAGATACAACAACTGCCCAAGATAATGATATTGCATCTCATGCGGTTTAGCTATGGAAGCAGAGGAAGCACAAAGCTGCATAAGCCTGTTCGTTTTCcacttgatctgattcttgggcGTGAGCTCCTAGCATCACCAACTTCAGAG TTCCTTTCAGAGCCGAAGATATGA
- the LOC121978330 gene encoding ubiquitin carboxyl-terminal hydrolase 24-like isoform X2, with protein MSDRKFIMFGSFTEDETRLFQSQYFNRTHSLDKAGQPCGSLDLTSNLYKDLIYVEEAVKVNDSLQKVTVAQTKGSTIDSCQSYRSIETGKDALGVTSLCVTDKGNSGVDLSEPKDQEGWIQTSNADTFSPFSLAVECPKADVPRTWAEKGGTAESIRPRGLINLGNLCFLNATLQALLACSPFVGLLQDLRNRNISKMDYTTLYAFVEFISEFDMPDNLSAKASGKAFLESGKPFSPNMFDVVLKRFTPDMPTGISSRPRQEDAQEFLNFIMDQMHDELLKLNGNFSNRNDGENALISSTEDEGWETVGPKNKSAITRTQSFMPSQLSAIFGGQYKSVVKARGKKASATVQPFLLLHLDIFSESVNTIEDALHLFAASESLEGYRISDGSAGSVSASKSVKIQQLPKIMILHLMRFSYGSRGSTKLHKPVRFPLDLILGRELLASPTSESRRYELVATITHHGQGPSHGHYTTDAKTSTSHWLRYDDSSVMAITANKVLDDHSYILFYKQT; from the exons ATGAGTGATCGTAAG TTCATCATGTTTGGGTCATTCACTGAAGATGAGACTAGATTGTTTCAGAGTCAATATTTCAATCGTACGCACTCTTTGGATAAGGCTGGACAGCCATGTGGGTCATTGGACCTTACCTCAAATTTGTATAAAG ATCTAATATACGTTGAAGAAGCTGTCAAAGTAAATGACAGCTTACAGAAGGTTACAGTGGCCCAAACAAAGGGATCAACCATTGATTCTTGCCAGAGTTATAGGTCGATAGAGACAGGGAAGGATGCCTTAGGTGTAACGTCTCTCTGTGTAACTGACAAGGGCAATTCTGGTGTTGACTTGTCAGAGCCAAAGGACCAAGAAGGATGGATTCAAACATCAAATGCTGATACTTTTAGTCCCTTTTCTTTGGCAGTTGAATGCCCTAAGGCGGATGTCCCAAGAACATGGGCTGAGAAAGGGGGAACAGCTGAAAGTATTCGACCAAGAGGTTTAATAAATTTAGGAAATCTGTGTTTCTTAAATGCAACATTGCAGGCACTTTTGGCTTGTTCACCTTTTGTCGGGCTTTTGCAGGATTTGAGGAATAGAAATATTTCTAAG ATGGACTATACGACATTGTATGCATTTGTTGAATTTATCTCTGAGTTTGACATGCCTGATAACTTAAGTGCAAAGGCTAGTGGAAAGGCATTCCTTGAAAGTGGAAAACCTTTCAGTCCTAATATGTTTGATGTGGTTCTGAAAAGATTTACTCCAGACATGCCAACTGGTATATCAAGCAGACCAAG GCAAGAAGATGCCCAAGAGTTCTTAAATTTTATCATGGATCAAATGCATGATGAACTGTTGAAACTTAATGGTAACTTCTCCAACAGAAATGATGGTGAAaatgctctcatttcttctaCTGAAGATGAAGGGTGGGAAACTGTTGGACCAAAGAATAAGTCTGCTATCACCAGAACTCAGAGCTTTATGCCATCACAGCTAAGTGCAATATTTGGAGGCCAATACAAAAGTGTGGTGAAGGCAAGAG GAAAGAAGGCTTCAGCTACAGTTCAGCCTTTCCTATTGCTCCACCTTGACATATTTTCCGAGTCAGTGAATACTATTGAAGATGCTCTACATCTGTTTGCTGCTTCTGAAAGTCTTGAAGGATATAGAATATCAGATGGCTCA GCTGGTTCAGTTAGTGCCAGCAAGTCAGTGAAGATACAACAACTGCCCAAGATAATGATATTGCATCTCATGCGGTTTAGCTATGGAAGCAGAGGAAGCACAAAGCTGCATAAGCCTGTTCGTTTTCcacttgatctgattcttgggcGTGAGCTCCTAGCATCACCAACTTCAGAG AGCCGAAGATATGAACTTGTGGCGACTATCACACACCACGGTCAAGGGCCTTCACATGGTCACTATACCACTGATGCAAAGACTTCTACCAGCCATTGGCTTCGTTATGATGATTCATCAGTGATGGCTATCACCGCAAACAAAGTCTTGGACGACCATTCTTATATTTTGTTTTATAAACAAACTTAG
- the LOC121978353 gene encoding two-component response regulator ORR9-like isoform X1: protein MGVDREAEFHVLAVDDSLIDRKLIERLLRTSSYQVTTVDSGSKALELLGLGEEPGLSSPASPDKNEIEVNLIITDYCMPGMTGYDLLKRIKGSSSLKGIPVVIMSSENVPSRINRCLEGGAEEFFLKPIQLSDMTRLRPYMQKGKVKEQQQSQQQQQQLQEKNITSGSSNSNSNKRKAMEDGGIFPEKTRPRLSSSSLASV from the exons atgggTGTTGATAGAGAGGCAGAGTTTCATGTGTTGGCTGTCGATGACAGTCTCATTGACAGGAAGCTCATTGAGAGGCTCCTCAGGACCTCATCTTACCAAG TTACCACAGTGGATTCCGGGAGCAAAGCTCTTGAATTGTTGGGATTGGGAGAGGAACCAGGTCTCTCATCGCCTGCCTCACCAGATAAGAAT GAGATCGAGGTGAACTTGATCATAACAGACTACTGCATGCCTGGAATGACAGGGTATGATCTTCTCAAGAGAATCAAG GGTTCTTCATCTTTGAAGGGCATTCCAGTGGTGATCATGTCCTCCGAGAACGTGCCTTCCAGGATCAACAG ATGCTTGGAAGGAGGAGCAGAAGAGTTCTTTCTCAAGCCCATACAGCTCTCGGACATGACAAGGCTCAGACCTTATATgcaaaaaggaaaagtaaaagagcaGCAACaatcacaacaacaacaacaacaattgcAGGAAAAAAACATTACCAGTGGCAGCAGCAATAGCAATAGTAATAAAAGAAAAGCCATGGAGGATGGTGGAATTTTTCCTGAGAAAACAAGGCCAAGATTGTCCAGTAGTAGCTTGGCATCTGTATGA
- the LOC121978353 gene encoding two-component response regulator ORR9-like isoform X2, translating to MGVDREAEFHVLAVDDSLIDRKLIERLLRTSSYQVTTVDSGSKALELLGLGEEPGLSSPASPDKNEIEVNLIITDYCMPGMTGYDLLKRIKGIPVVIMSSENVPSRINRCLEGGAEEFFLKPIQLSDMTRLRPYMQKGKVKEQQQSQQQQQQLQEKNITSGSSNSNSNKRKAMEDGGIFPEKTRPRLSSSSLASV from the exons atgggTGTTGATAGAGAGGCAGAGTTTCATGTGTTGGCTGTCGATGACAGTCTCATTGACAGGAAGCTCATTGAGAGGCTCCTCAGGACCTCATCTTACCAAG TTACCACAGTGGATTCCGGGAGCAAAGCTCTTGAATTGTTGGGATTGGGAGAGGAACCAGGTCTCTCATCGCCTGCCTCACCAGATAAGAAT GAGATCGAGGTGAACTTGATCATAACAGACTACTGCATGCCTGGAATGACAGGGTATGATCTTCTCAAGAGAATCAAG GGCATTCCAGTGGTGATCATGTCCTCCGAGAACGTGCCTTCCAGGATCAACAG ATGCTTGGAAGGAGGAGCAGAAGAGTTCTTTCTCAAGCCCATACAGCTCTCGGACATGACAAGGCTCAGACCTTATATgcaaaaaggaaaagtaaaagagcaGCAACaatcacaacaacaacaacaacaattgcAGGAAAAAAACATTACCAGTGGCAGCAGCAATAGCAATAGTAATAAAAGAAAAGCCATGGAGGATGGTGGAATTTTTCCTGAGAAAACAAGGCCAAGATTGTCCAGTAGTAGCTTGGCATCTGTATGA